The DNA region TGATACGGGGAAATGATCAAATGATGTGAAATGAAAAACAGGTTTCAAAACTATATAGAGAGAGTATGGTTCTAATCATGTaatctagtttttaaaaatagaagtatttCCATAGTTAACTCTGGGTTGTGGCATTATGGATAAATATTTAGTATTTCCTAGGTTTTCTGCACAAAACTAAGTCTaatctagaagaaaacaaagttatTAAAAAACAGTAGTTCAACTCACTGGGGAAAAGTGTCTTAGGAggagagaaattgaaaggaagtaGTAGGAGGAAGGAAGGTTTACATCCTGTGTCCTGTCTGTGTTTCAGATGTATGATCGGGCAGTCAGTGCCCCTACCAGCCCCACCCGCCTGAGCCATTCAGGGAAAAGGAGCTGGGAGGAACCAAACTGGATGGGCTCCCCCCGATTGTTGAATAAGGACATGAAGTCGGGCTTGAGCCGGTCCCTGCAGACCCTTCCTACAGTCTCCTCAGCCTTTGACACAGGTGAGAAAGTCGGTTATCCCTGGTGTGACTTAGTACACATTCCTTGAGCACATCTGTACCAGGCACTATGCTGGCACTTGCTTTTTTTCACaacctcttcccctttctggtgCTGAGGTAGCTGTGGACTGAGCAAGTATGGAAAGAGCTCATTCATGtgcctctctctcttgccttggCAGATACATTCTGCCCACCCCGGCCCAAGCCATTGGCCAGGAAGGGCCAGATAGACTTGAAGAAGTCACGACTCCGCATGTCCCTGCAGGAGAAACTTCTTTCTTACTACCGGAACCGGGCAGCTATCCCTACTGGCGAGCAGGCTCGGGCCAAGCAAGCTGCTGTGGACATATGTGCTGAGCTTCGGGGCTTCCTGCGGGCCAAGTTGCCTGACATGCCGCTTCGGGACATGTACCTGAGTGGCAGCCTCTATGATGATTTGCAGGTAACAAGGTGGCCGCTAAGGGTAGAGTTGGGTACTGTCCAAGATGCTTCTCAGATAATGCTTTTGGCACAGAATATCAGTTGTCTCAGACTTTGCCAATAATATCTTACTGCTGAATTCTCCACACCACTGTAACATCTGACTGCGTAACAAATAATCCATATTTGTTATTCTCTGCTCTTGTATCTTCtttaatcccttttcagtttttcatcatACTCCCCACTTTGTAGAAGCTCTAAGAGGCCTCCTTCCTATATAATCTTGTGCTCATCTCTCCTTTCTAGTGTTCTCTCTTCTTGAGtctgctcttttttttgtaaGGCATGGGGGAAGCTTCTGTGGACTTTGTGTCCAGAGATGTTGTGGCCTGGTAGAATGAAAGGAGGCTATGATCTCCAGCAAAGCTGGGTGTCAGTCCTCCATCAGTGGATTGATATGGTGGCATGAAAGAATTCTTAGTTTCCTTTCTTTAGCGGGGAAATCAAGATAGTCAGACCTGCATTGGGGAAGCATGTCTCTTTCGCAGATTAAACCCTTCAAAATCTTTTTAATTCATCTGCCATGGTAGGTGGTGACAGCTGACCACATCCAACTCATTGTGCCCCTTGTGCTGGAGCAGAACCTGTGGTCGTGTATCCCTGGCGAGGACACCATCATGAATGTCCCTGGCTTTTTCCTGGTTCGTCGCGAGAACCCAGAATACTTTCCTCGTGGTAGCAGTTACTGGGACCGCTGTGTAGTAGGTGGCTACCTCTCCCCAAAGACAGTGGCAGACACATTTGAGAAGGTAGTGGCTGGCTCCATCAACTGGCCAGCCATAGGCTCCCTCTTGGACTATGTGATACGACCAGCACCACCCCCGGAGGCTCTCACCTTGGAAGTGCAGTATGAGCGTGACAAGCATCTTGTCATTGACTTCCTGCCATCAGTGACCCTTGGTGACACTGTCTTGGTGGCCAGACCACACCGGCTAGCCCAGTATGATAACCTGTGGCGACTGAGCCTGCGTCCTGCTGAGACAGCACGCCTGAGGGCTTTGGACCAAGCTGACTTAGGTTGCCGATCTCTGTGCCTCAAGATCCTCAAGGCTATATGCAAGTCCACTCCGTCCCTGGGCCACCTCACTGCCAGCCAGCTCACCAACGTCATTCTCCACCTGGCCCAGGAGGAGACCGAGTGGTCTCTAGATCTGCTCGCGGACCGGTTCCTACAGGCTCTGAGGGGGCTCATCAGCTACTTAGAGGCCGGAGTCCTGCCCAGTGCCCTGAACCCCAAGGTGAACTTATTTGCAGAGCTCACTCCTGAAGAAATAGACGAGTTGGGATATACTCTCTATTGCTCATTGTCTGAGCCGGAGGTGCTCTTGCAGACGTAGGGCAGGTGGAAGTCACACTGGGTGTTGGGTGGTCAGGCCCTGGAGTCTCCGTTAAAACACTTGGCCACATAGTTAGTGCCTCACAGGGTTCCTGTGCGCCTCCCCAGTCCTGCTAGTCATCGCCCTGATCACTTCATGCTGATTAGGATGACATCTTCTCAGTCTCCTGTTTTTTTACCCAGCCCTTTCTATTTTTGTTACCAAACACTGTGCTTCCTGCTCCTCTCCCCCATCCCTTGCCCCAGACTAATTTTTCAGAATGAATTGAGAAGGCAGAGCACTGGCCTGGGCTGTTGAGAGCACTTGGTGTTTTGTGTTTTGGCCCAGGTTTTCTGCTTCTGCCTGCCCTGCCGTTTTTGCCTCTTCCTTTTAagtgtcttttcttttccatcttttctctcttGCTCATGCCTTCTGTTTTGCTCTTTTCCCTGGAGCACATCTGCCTAGTCAAGATGTTGCCTTCTAGTTGAATATCAGTGAAGGGCAATGATTGCATGTTTCAAGCTGAACTCTGCAGAATGAGTGCTGAAGCAGTATTTAGAGTTTTTTTGGGGATAAGGTTAGCAGAAGAGCTGGCCTTTGACCCAGGTTTCTGGAAAAGAAGCTTATTTAACTGTCCTCTGACCAACTCATATTCATAAGTGCTGAGGACATCTCTCATGGGAACACTGTTATTGACCCACACGAGTGAGGGTTCAGTATAAACTGGACATAAAGTTATTTGGAGATTGTGTTTCTTAGTGGCCTTCAATGAGAGTGTAGGGGTTGGGGAACTGGAGGTGATTAACAGGGCCTTGTAgagagtctttcttttttttttttaaaccagcaattctgtttttttttttttttttgcatgggcaggcaccaggaattgaactcgggtcctctggcatggcaggcaagcattcttgcctgctgagccactgtggccctgtaGAGAGTCTTTCTTGTGTAATTGTCTTTCCTTACATATGGCTGGACCAGGCAGTACTGCTGTGTACAGGGCTTAGataaagaaagggaagggaaggaggcagTAAGGGCAGCACTTCACCACGAATGCTGTTTTTCATCCTCCTCCTTGTCTTATGCCAATTAGGATAAATCCTTCAAGAAACACAACCTTAACAGTAGAGGTTGAAGGGAGGGAAATCCCTCCCTTCAACAGAAGGCTGGGAAATCCATTCACCCGTTGGGACTCTGTGACCAcgttcctccctcccttccccccagaCACACCCTGCCTGTCTGGGATGTTGCCTTGGAGCAGGAACAGACCCAACAACCAGtccttcaccccccaccccatgtctGCCATAGGAACGTGAAAGGGGTGTTTGCTGAACTCTCCTGGCACCTTCAGAGGCCAAAGTGCAGCTGAATACATGCAGACTTCTTCCCCCTTAACTGTCTCACCCAGGACCTGGGAAGAGAGAGCACACAGATAAAatgtaaatgagagggaggtgggtAGTTCCTACGTTCCTTTTGGTTTCCTGCTGCTAAAATTGCACTATTTATTGCAATGTATAAGTATCCTGGGAGTGGAGAGGAGTGTTTAATACACATGTCAGTGTgtcttgttttgtattttttcctgtttgtgaCAACAGGGAGACAATAATTTCTGCTTTGTCTATCCAGTATTTTGTTCTCTTTCCatcaagtcttattatttttttctatttttactacCTCTCCATCAGTGAGATTCTGGTGAAGCTCTCTGCAGATGTCTCATTCCTTCCCCGTGACAGTGACATGAAATGACTCTTTAAATAGCATGGATGCCTCAGCTACCCTCTGAGATTCCTGCCCCTTTCTGTCATACATTAGGAGGTTACCCCTGCTATTCTTAGAAGACTCTTCTTCCATATATGTGCAAGGGTACCTTAAGGTGTTTCTTTTGTCTGAAGGTgttgagagagaatgagaaagatcAATTTTACAACCTTGAGACTCTAGTGCAGAGATTCCTCTGTTCATCAGAATCAAATAgagttaaaaaatacatacatatggcTGTGTGCTACCCTGGAAAGTTTGAATAGTGGCAGGGGTTGGGGCCCAGTCGCTGATAATTCTCATACACCTATCTGGTGTCcctgagaaggaagaggaaagggaggaCTTGATAGAGTGTTGAAAAGCAGGGATTTTTCTTCATCAAGGTAAAGGTTTTGGTTTCCCTGCTCTGGTGAgtattataaatttacagttctcccAAGCTGGTGTTTCTGATCAAGCTTCATATAAGACACTAGAAggagagcttaaaaaaaaacaaatacattaaaaaaaaaaatcacgacCAAATCAAAGCCAAATACACAGGGGAAATGAGTTTACTGCCTCTGTTAAAGAACTTCTAAGAGCATCTCTTAACTATGTCACAAAACCAAAAACCATCATTTTGCCATAATACCAGTAAGAACCTCTTAGAAGTCCTCAGAATTGGAACCAGCAGTGGGAATTCTCAGCGTAGGTCCTAGAGAGTTTGCTGCCTCTGACTAGGCAAGCCACTCTCTTGGCTGCCATATTTAtcataaaatgtggaaaataattaAGTGATTTGAGATTTTTTGAATGGAAGGGGATAACATTCTAATTTGTAGAATTAGAATGCAGATGCAGTGGATTTCCCCTCCACCCTGCCTTTTTATTCCATAACTCCCACCTTTTCCTGAAGTTATAGTATCTGTTCCTACTCTGTTTGGAGAAGATTGGGTTTTTTTGCACCATTTAGGTTAGCAAACCATATACTCAGCCTaatggttaaaaaataatacacCCATTATCCTGAAAACCCTAATAATCTCTaaaggtttggttttttttttttttgctttgcttttctgtcACCCCTTCCTAAAATAAGAATTCAGACAGCAGTATTCTTCTTTATATGATCGgttgtgacttaaaaaaaaaaaagttaaagctcATGTTTGGAAAAGTTGCACTGAAGAGGCCTACAGTGTCTTGGACTTGCCCCTGCCAGTCTAAATGAGATGATTTTGCTCCTTTGTATTCCACTCAAGGTAAGAGCTCAAAATTTTTCGAGGAATCAGATTCAGGATCAGGGCCTCTCCAAGAGAGACTGTGTAAGTAGGGATCACTGCATGTGTCAGGAGCCCTCTGCTAAGTTATTCATTACTTGGGTCTCTGACCCTGGCTGTGAACTTCTGCTCTTGGAGGATTAGAGTTCTGCCCTTCCTACCTAAAGTTAAAGGTCAAGAAGAAGAGTAAGAGGCACTGAGGTTAGTGCTGACCCTGCACCAGGCTGTGAGGCTGTAGCCCTTTGAGATACTGGTGACTAAGTGACCAAAATACCAGACATGTGGGTTTTGGGGTTAACAGCCTACAGGTTATTATCTACCTTTTCATCTTGATCAC from Tamandua tetradactyla isolate mTamTet1 chromosome 7, mTamTet1.pri, whole genome shotgun sequence includes:
- the MIEF1 gene encoding mitochondrial dynamics protein MIEF1; protein product: MAGAGERKGKKDDNGIGTAIDFVLSNARLVLGVGGAAMLGIATLAVKRMYDRAVSAPTSPTRLSHSGKRSWEEPNWMGSPRLLNKDMKSGLSRSLQTLPTVSSAFDTDTFCPPRPKPLARKGQIDLKKSRLRMSLQEKLLSYYRNRAAIPTGEQARAKQAAVDICAELRGFLRAKLPDMPLRDMYLSGSLYDDLQVVTADHIQLIVPLVLEQNLWSCIPGEDTIMNVPGFFLVRRENPEYFPRGSSYWDRCVVGGYLSPKTVADTFEKVVAGSINWPAIGSLLDYVIRPAPPPEALTLEVQYERDKHLVIDFLPSVTLGDTVLVARPHRLAQYDNLWRLSLRPAETARLRALDQADLGCRSLCLKILKAICKSTPSLGHLTASQLTNVILHLAQEETEWSLDLLADRFLQALRGLISYLEAGVLPSALNPKVNLFAELTPEEIDELGYTLYCSLSEPEVLLQT